AATATTCAATCCCTTGCTGGCAGGGCCAAACTTTAAATCCATGTCAGACTCCAATACATGTTAACAGGCACCAACATTGGTTCAAGTGTCTTGAAAAAGCACTCtggtatatttacatatttggTACATTATACAATTCACTGTACTTTTAAATCTTACCAGTGCACAGGTCCTGAACTAGTATTTGACATGTACATCAAAGATGTGCAAGTGTTTGAAATGCAATTACTTATCAAAAAAAGTGCCCATTAGTCAGAACATAAGTTGGTACCAGTGTGTTAAATGTCCATACTGTTATAGTATTGATTAAATTTCCATCTTTGGAATACAGACTATACAAGAAACCATTTAGCTGCATATCCCACATTGGTGTCCAATAGTAGGTTTGTTATACCGGGCCCACAAAGATTGAGATTCAATAGTGAATGAAGAGTCTCAGTTGAGACatttaaatattgcttttgaTGTACCACAAGAGACTTTTGCCCAAAAACTGTACTAGTCTTTTGTAACTGTTTGACTAACAGTACAGATTTGTTCAGAATCAGCTACTTGCTCTTGGTATCTTAATTTTTCATTCTGCTCATTTAAAAGCAGCTCAAGCCTCAATTCCCCAGTCTGTTGTATATACCCACTACTACTTTTGCAATTAAATATGAGTTAAACTGAAAATGGGACAAAGGTAGCAGCTAAATTAACAGGTTACCCATTACAGTATGCAGCCAGTGTAATAGTCAACATGTGGCATAGCAACTTGACTAGCTTTAGtatcagatgaaattgaaaagGATCTGACAATTTAAAGCCATTTGATTATAGGGATGGTAGATGCATTCTTCCATAGTCCAGCTATCTGTGCACTCCACTTCAGAATGCACACTTTGCTTGCATTCCAGTTTGTAAGGCTTCCAGTTTTGCACACCAATGTAATTTAAAGCAATAGGGTTATATTTAAAAGTGAAGGAACACTCAGTATTGATTCTTagtaaacaatttatttcttgcCAGTCTCATCCTAAAGTAAGATTCCTATTGATCATGCCTCACTGCAAGCAGTGTTGAAATAGTTCTTTCACACTAATTGAGTACTTTAGTCACACTACAAGCAGACTAGTCTAGCTCATGGAGCTAGCCAAAACTAGAATGCACTATTTTATTCTGCATGGGGGGGGGGCAGCTATTGGGTGGAGACCATTTTAAATGAAGGACAAGAATGGCAGTCCCACAGCTCAATGCATGACAATAGGAGCCTTTGCAGTTGCTGGTTCAATACATGGAGGTGAACACCACCAGTGCAGGAGTCCTACTCACCTAGTAGCTCCCTGGTTGGGATTGGGCAGCGTTGCACAAACTGCTTCTCGATCTGCAAGTTCTTGACGTTCCTCATGTTCAGTTCCACTCGAACAGCAAGGCCCCTAAGAGAGATATCCTTGGAAGAGAAAGCAGTGAACAAAGGCTGGCTGTAACCTTGGAATAGTCAGTCAAGGTGGACATATTTAGATACAAGAAAAGTTAAATTCAGAGAGTTATACATGGTGCATCAATATGGCAACTAACTAAGCTACCCAATATAGAAATCCCTTAATCAACTGGTGGTATTAGCCATGCTAGCCCTGGATCCTCACCTCATAGATGTAGCCAATGCTGAAGAGCGGCAACTCGATAGTCGTCTTGGGGTAGGTGATGGTGTAGGGTAGAGGGTGTTTCCCAATGTACAGCTCCCAGTTGGAGTCCATGTTGCCTGGGGTCACTTCAAACACTATGCTGGTTTCTGTACAAAAGCTTTTGACATCAGGGAGACCTGGGAAGGAATCATTAGCACGGTCACAGTTGTAGTCAAGTGTACCTACCCCAACGGAAATATGGGAAGTCCTGTAGCAAAAAAAGGTTGCGCTTTTGTGAATGAGAAATCTGGAATTTCAGCACTTTTGCAAAATGCAAAAAAGCCAATTTAAAGTTGCAAAACACTTGAAATTTGTCAAGTTACCTTAATCCACAAAAGGAAAACTTGCTACAAAAGACAAATTTCTCATTTGAGAAATGTGGACATTACCATTGgagtatgtaaatatgtattccACACTACCTCTGAAAAGTGTTTCACTTTAGCACATGTTTTAGCCAATTTGCTTTGAAACAACCAGTGGATTTTAGAACCAATGGTACagggctgaaaaaaaaatcaatgccaCACCATAGCCTACATCAGGTATGGGGGAAGTTCTTGCAGATAATTGGTCAAGGCAGACACCTCCCCACACAACTAGCCATTTTAACAAGTCACTTACTGACATCCTTCACATCGCACACAATAGTGGCTGGGTGGAAATATGGATCATTCTGGGGGACTATGTTCAAGGTGTAGTTGATGTTCAAGGTGTATCTCCTGATGAGATTCCCAacatactgcaagagaatcagGATCAAAAGTtaaaccccaccccccaccaatcTTTGACAAAGTCCAGTCTCCAAAGAAGCACAAGATAGTTTGCTTTACTGTAGAAGCAGTAGCAGATTTGTTCTAGTGTGTTCCCCTTGACAATTTTGTCATGTACATATACAAATTAAAGCTGACTATCATATGATATGAAAGGCTTTCATTGGTACAATTGTATGGTACCTCCTTTGAGGTCTGGTAGAAAGGGCTAGCATTAGCTATAGCTTACACAGGACATGAAACCTGTCTTTTACATTAGGTAGACTAGTTTTAATCCTTACCTCTACCAATACCAGCGGGTTGTTGAAAGGGACCTTCAGGACAAAATCCTTTGTGCCATTGGGGTGCTGGACCATAATGATCTTCACACCCCTGTTCTCGGCCTCAGGAAGGGTCAGCGGAACCCCATTGATGGTCAGGTTCTTCAGCTCAACGTCTGGCTTGAAGTTACCAAGGGTCACAGTGAAGCTCTTTTCACTCGGGACAGTGTCTAAGACGACAAGCATGGAGGTTGAGCTGGTCAATACACTGGGTGCACAGACCAAACAGATCTGGGACAAGGCAAGAGTTATGGGCAAACCTTTAAcccaccaagtctccaaatcctGCACCCAGCCCTGGGTGCAAATTGAGCAAATGCATTGCTCTACAGTTGATTTGCATATGAAGTcaagctactgtaaatcaacTTAAGCCACATGCAATTTAATAGCAAGGAGGAACCAAAAAGACCAAGTTAAAGTTGATCAATGAAAAGGAAAGAGCAGTCCAACATTcccacatgagtgcctattgtttctacaCCAAAAACTGATTCTGATGCATGAAGGTATAGAAGTGACAAATCTTGACACAGCTTTATAGGAACAATGACTGGGATTAGCAAAAACTTGGCTATACATTTAGATTGAGGGGGTCTGAAATCCAGCAAGCAGTATACACACTGTTTATGACATAAGGGGTCTCAGGAATGAAGGGGGTGTTGACCGGCTTGAAGGATCGGTGCTGGGTCACCTCCCACAGGTCATCAGCCCACTGGTGCTCAAAGAAGAGGTCAATGGCGTAGAGTTGGTTGTACTGGTTATTAATGACAAGACTCTGCAAAAACAAGGAGGCACAACAGGTCACTTCCTCCAGTCCTTAGGGGTCTAACTCATGCATTTCTCTACACAATGTAACAGAAGCATGTATTGTCAATCATGGAGACCAAAGAGCTCCTTGTAGAGCCACTGCTTCCTGAATGTAGAGTTTCACAGCGGGAATGGATACCTGCTTATCCATCGTGATGGTCCATCAAATGATTGGATATTAAGCATCATATAATTAGTCTAATTGTATGTATTGACTTGCAATGGGGCAACTACCTACACAAAACAGGGTGAAAATGTCATACAAGCACTCTACACACTGGAGAGGCTCCATTCTCCAACACCATGCCAAGGTATGCCCAACACAACACTCAGTGGGAAGGCAATACTGCCAGTTATTAAACTGGTTTTAACCCTAGTGACAGGATTACATTAAACCTgttaatgatttacatttaaaatgtaaccagAGTCATTCTAGTAGATTAAATTCACGACCATAGAACCAATATGGTAACTGTATTAAGTGAAGCTATGACTTTATGCTCCAGCTAGCTCTGGAGTCTCCCTTACCTTCAGATATCCCCCTTCAGCTCCATAGGGGATAGAAATCTTCACTATGGTGTTGTTGACAATCAGTTTGTAACCCCTGGTCTGCAATGTGGGAGCATTGAGGAGAATGCCCTCCACCCCCATTGTAATCTGCTTATCCTGGAACTGGGCAATGTGAAGGACCAAGGGGGTGAGGATTCGAGGGGTCTCCCAGATCAGGCTGGTACCATCAAAAGTGCCATCGTCTAGGATACCAAGATTaaaacaagctgtatttatgcaaTTTGCTACATTACATTTAATGTCTGCAGTTATTGTAATAGTTAACAGGCAATAGTTGCCTGTCCCAAAATGGCACTGTTATAAGGAGATTCAGATAGTACCACCAGGTGTCCAAGCATTCCCAGCACAGAGTCAAGTGTATAATGCATTGAACTTTCACATGAAAATAAGTTGGAAGCTTAAGGAATGTTGGCAGACACTTTGCTCTCTAGGATTGCTGTGCTTCCCAGCCTCCTCCACAGATACTCACTCTTGGCACAGGCAGCTGAAGTGTCCACCAATAGCAGCATCCACCTCTGTTTGTAGAACACAGTGGCTCTGATGGCTTCCACCTGGATCCCTGCCACCTGATAGAGCAATACAGCAGAGATTGTGATGAGCCTAGCATCTTACTAGCTCTTCAAGACCCACCCGTTTAGACAGCACTTGCAGATCTCTTGACCTACCTCTACTATACCCTTCACTTACCCAACCTAaacaccacattactggatccttcactaaTGTATTAATGCACCTCTCACTGTAGTTCTAACTTGCTGTAATCTTAACTTTGCATCCTAGTTGCTATTGTATTAATAGCATTGCACTTTCTGTAATGTGCACAATCATTCATGCATAGGTTTGGCACTAGAAACAGGCAACTTCTAGTAAGTGACTGCTGAATGCAGGCAGCAAGAGGGATGAGGGCAAGCAGCATTCTTACCGACAGGATTTCAGACTCTGGCATTCCAAAGGGAGAACGGAAGTAGACTCTTGAAGAGGTAGAGTTGACCATGTATCCCAGAGCTTGCATTGCAGAGATGTTCATGGATTTTGCCGGCTGCCCAGATTTATGGATCACAACCTGCCAAACCAGCATTGCCGCTTGCTGAGCCTGGTGCAcacaagaaccaaaaaaaaataaatcaatctgcAAGTCTAAACCCTTAAAGTATACAAACAATTGTGCAATTCAAAACTCTTCCAAATACACTAGATTTGGACAAGGATCATGAGAACGAAGCTGACAAATCCAGGTTACAGATCCCACCCAACAGTAAACAACTGTTGGGTGCACCTCATGGTGAAGAAAGTTAACCCCATTTGTATTTAAGATACATGGTTGCTGCACCTTACAGGGTGAATACTTGCATAAACCAGGAAAATCTCCTGGAGGCAGTCAACTTGTTTTGAcaacacacatttacaaaattGTTGCTTCTACTAGACCAGAAGCCACACTGAAAAGAGTAACTGGAGATTAAAAGGACTTACTATAGGGAGGGCCCCCTGCCAGTCTTCAGTACCCAATCCTTCTTGGGCAATAACAGGGACATTCTTCCTTACAGACACCTAGAACAGAAGACATGGAATATGCattgcataaaaacaaaatgtattttctcagcACAGAACCCACACCCCTATATGGTTCCATTTTGTGCTCAATAAGTTTAGTTTTATgatctttcagaaaacaaatagcCTCCCAGTTTTTACATTACTCAATAGCATGAGCACTAGACTCCACTTCATTATTaagttaataaaccaaaaagacAAGGGTGCAAGCTATGCACCACAACTGCAGCAGAGTCACAACAGGAATGCAGTTTTACTTCTCATCAAAAGGTTAGATGACTTGCTCAGGGGTTACACACCTCCTGGTAAACCCCTTCCATTAATCACCAAGACCCCTAGATCACACATTTATAGGACAGAGGACTTGAGTTACCTCCATGTAGTTCTCCTCGCACACAATCTCTCGAGGCTTCCAATCAGAGCCCAGGTTGCAGGTCATTGAGAAGGGATAGCTGGTCTCTCTGCCGAACTTGTCGATGTTCACAAACAGAAACTGTAAGTGGAACCGGGCGTCTTCCTGAAAGCGTGACAAAGCAGGATTCTTCTTACAGGACTGGAGACTGCACCTGTAGCAGAACTTccatgcactggacttgcctgacccaAGCACCACATTACAGGATCCTCAcataatgcactatccttgcattGCTAACAGGTCTTAACTGATCTTAGTTTGTATGCTAGTAGCATTATCACTTACACACTTAATATAaaattttgcattgtaaccctgtactgcctcATAACATCTACAAATCCCCTTGGATAGAGTTTGCCAAACAATACTGCAAGTTTCACAACAGGTATGGGCCATCCATGATTATCAATACTCCATAACAGTGCTGAACTTAATTCAGTCTGTAGACATTCATGAACTGAATTTTAGCCTATTAAGTGCCCCTGTCAGAGGACTGGTACTTCATAATGAGCCTTTAACTGGCAtattacctgttattttaattcttaAACTACATTGTAACTAGTTTAACCACAAAAACCTAAAATGTATCACCTATATAACAGCTTGTATTGAGCTCTCAAACAGTAAATTCATATAGTCAATGGCAGTTTCTGCTAAAGCCCAACCTGACTTGACACATGACAAGCAAGGAATGAAGCTCTGAAGATCAGGTCTCCCGGGATATTGAACTGGGAAGTGAATCCACAGGATGCAGAGTATCTCTCATCCAAAGTGTGAACACCATTGTCATCTATAGGACAGGACAAGGAGTTGAGCACAACTACAGCAATGACAAATGGCTCCCATCACTATATAGATGTGCTTGTCAAATATTACACCATCATATTGAATTATAGTGCTTTAGTGTCCCGAATCCCTGCATATGCTACTACAAACTGACCAATTGAAAATGTGGCATGTCAATCCAATATGAATTACTGCAGTACTGTGGCTTCCAGTAGAGGCATTGCAATTCTTAACAGGTGTGGTTGAGCGCATGCACTTCCTGGCAAGctattttaataactgtttaCTTCGATAAGAATCATCCAACAATTTAGAATTCTATTCGATATCAATAGAActgtttgtatcagaaaactggatTAAATGTTTTAAACGGCTTGCCACACATTGCCGTTAGACGCGAGCGTTTGAGTAAAACCGGCGACAGCTTACCGATGATGTCAAAGCGGTATCGGTCTTTAATGAAGCTCCGTTTAATCGACATCCAAAAGTATCGGTCCCGACACTCGCTTACAAAAGCACCTGTATGAAGAGACGTATTGTAAATGCAAGATTGAAGTGTGGGACTGTTGATACCcctttaataaaactgttccttacACCATGTACTCCGCtcaatatatacaatttaaatgtgcGAGACGTGTATCTACAGTTAATGAAATGATTTGACTGCATCTGTTTTGCAATGTACAAAGACGGCCAATGAAAAACCTTGCAAAGATGCAAGTGATCTTTTCATATCACTTGGTAGCAACAGGACGTTTTATTTCAGCGGCATGTGGGAGAGCATAATACACCCATCAGCAAGCAACCCCACCAGTCGAACCATTTTCTTGAAGACAGTAATTCGAATCGCATCAGGTCAGTCACACGGCCGGCCCCAGTCCCGGAGACACAATCCGGCAGGTTTTAGGTGATTAATCGTGATGTATGAAGAATGCAAATTGATCGAATTAGTAAgtaaattagttcaattaaatcaaGCGTGGTCA
The genomic region above belongs to Polyodon spathula isolate WHYD16114869_AA chromosome 32, ASM1765450v1, whole genome shotgun sequence and contains:
- the LOC121303310 gene encoding zona pellucida sperm-binding protein 2-like isoform X2 codes for the protein MSIKRSFIKDRYRFDIIDDNGVHTLDERYSASCGFTSQFNIPGDLIFRASFLACHVSSQEDARFHLQFLFVNIDKFGRETSYPFSMTCNLGSDWKPREIVCEENYMEVSVRKNVPVIAQEGLGTEDWQGALPIAQQAAMLVWQVVIHKSGQPAKSMNISAMQALGYMVNSTSSRVYFRSPFGMPESEILSVAGIQVEAIRATVFYKQRWMLLLVDTSAACAKNDGTFDGTSLIWETPRILTPLVLHIAQFQDKQITMGVEGILLNAPTLQTRGYKLIVNNTIVKISIPYGAEGGYLKSLVINNQYNQLYAIDLFFEHQWADDLWEVTQHRSFKPVNTPFIPETPYVINNTVPSEKSFTVTLGNFKPDVELKNLTINGVPLTLPEAENRGVKIIMVQHPNGTKDFVLKVPFNNPLVLVEYVGNLIRRYTLNINYTLNIVPQNDPYFHPATIVCDVKDVSLPDVKSFCTETSIVFEVTPGNMDSNWELYIGKHPLPYTITYPKTTIELPLFSIGYIYEDISLRGLAVRVELNMRNVKNLQIEKQFVQRCPIPTRELLVCMPNGVITVVAVTMEPIPVVEPSKTTLLDRTCKPKEFDSTRALFTFSVNTCGTTSKIVNNYLVYENEVVYARALFPPSAPVITRDSEYRLTIRCRYPLNDTLMLAAERMAVPSPAPFSGNGRGSLHFRSYDPVARGHKRPRDVMSLKARIARDISYSQFYSTFPVSQSLLAPLFLQVELLHPHGLADHLILQDCWATLTPELDASPQWDLVTDSCLVTGDSYRTRFHPVLADTLARSSSHLKRLEVQAQPNEDPAFWRQVYFHCMAVVCDPNLEDTCNKTCVPGDQRSARSVDRFRKTRGYVSAGPVHMKPEGEVADIKAADSSLLPYSVPLVGVAAVFVSGLLLLVAVVLSVKS
- the LOC121303310 gene encoding uncharacterized protein LOC121303310 isoform X1 produces the protein MKYHTGAFVSECRDRYFWMSIKRSFIKDRYRFDIIDDNGVHTLDERYSASCGFTSQFNIPGDLIFRASFLACHVSSQEDARFHLQFLFVNIDKFGRETSYPFSMTCNLGSDWKPREIVCEENYMEVSVRKNVPVIAQEGLGTEDWQGALPIAQQAAMLVWQVVIHKSGQPAKSMNISAMQALGYMVNSTSSRVYFRSPFGMPESEILSVAGIQVEAIRATVFYKQRWMLLLVDTSAACAKNDGTFDGTSLIWETPRILTPLVLHIAQFQDKQITMGVEGILLNAPTLQTRGYKLIVNNTIVKISIPYGAEGGYLKSLVINNQYNQLYAIDLFFEHQWADDLWEVTQHRSFKPVNTPFIPETPYVINNTVPSEKSFTVTLGNFKPDVELKNLTINGVPLTLPEAENRGVKIIMVQHPNGTKDFVLKVPFNNPLVLVEYVGNLIRRYTLNINYTLNIVPQNDPYFHPATIVCDVKDVSLPDVKSFCTETSIVFEVTPGNMDSNWELYIGKHPLPYTITYPKTTIELPLFSIGYIYEDISLRGLAVRVELNMRNVKNLQIEKQFVQRCPIPTRELLVCMPNGVITVVAVTMEPIPVVEPSKTTLLDRTCKPKEFDSTRALFTFSVNTCGTTSKIVNNYLVYENEVVYARALFPPSAPVITRDSEYRLTIRCRYPLNDTLMLAAERMAVPSPAPFSGNGRGSLHFRSYDPVARGHKRPRDVMSLKARIARDISYSQFYSTFPVSQSLLAPLFLQVELLHPHGLADHLILQDCWATLTPELDASPQWDLVTDSCLVTGDSYRTRFHPVLADTLARSSSHLKRLEVQAQPNEDPAFWRQVYFHCMAVVCDPNLEDTCNKTCVPGDQRSARSVDRFRKTRGYVSAGPVHMKPEGEVADIKAADSSLLPYSVPLVGVAAVFVSGLLLLVAVVLSVKS
- the LOC121303310 gene encoding zona pellucida sperm-binding protein 2-like isoform X3, which encodes MTCNLGSDWKPREIVCEENYMEVSVRKNVPVIAQEGLGTEDWQGALPIAQQAAMLVWQVVIHKSGQPAKSMNISAMQALGYMVNSTSSRVYFRSPFGMPESEILSVAGIQVEAIRATVFYKQRWMLLLVDTSAACAKNDGTFDGTSLIWETPRILTPLVLHIAQFQDKQITMGVEGILLNAPTLQTRGYKLIVNNTIVKISIPYGAEGGYLKSLVINNQYNQLYAIDLFFEHQWADDLWEVTQHRSFKPVNTPFIPETPYVINNTVPSEKSFTVTLGNFKPDVELKNLTINGVPLTLPEAENRGVKIIMVQHPNGTKDFVLKVPFNNPLVLVEYVGNLIRRYTLNINYTLNIVPQNDPYFHPATIVCDVKDVSLPDVKSFCTETSIVFEVTPGNMDSNWELYIGKHPLPYTITYPKTTIELPLFSIGYIYEDISLRGLAVRVELNMRNVKNLQIEKQFVQRCPIPTRELLVCMPNGVITVVAVTMEPIPVVEPSKTTLLDRTCKPKEFDSTRALFTFSVNTCGTTSKIVNNYLVYENEVVYARALFPPSAPVITRDSEYRLTIRCRYPLNDTLMLAAERMAVPSPAPFSGNGRGSLHFRSYDPVARGHKRPRDVMSLKARIARDISYSQFYSTFPVSQSLLAPLFLQVELLHPHGLADHLILQDCWATLTPELDASPQWDLVTDSCLVTGDSYRTRFHPVLADTLARSSSHLKRLEVQAQPNEDPAFWRQVYFHCMAVVCDPNLEDTCNKTCVPGDQRSARSVDRFRKTRGYVSAGPVHMKPEGEVADIKAADSSLLPYSVPLVGVAAVFVSGLLLLVAVVLSVKS